The Glycine max cultivar Williams 82 chromosome 12, Glycine_max_v4.0, whole genome shotgun sequence genome window below encodes:
- the GRF13 gene encoding growth-regulating factor 4: MNISGGGGTVMGFSSNGRSPFTVSQWQELEHQALIFKYMVAGLPVPPDLVLPIQKSFDSTLSHAFFHHPTLSYCSFYGKKVDPEPGRCRRTDGKKWRCSKEAYPDSKYCERHMHRGRNRSRKPVESQTMTHSSSTVTSLTVTGGGDSNGTVNFQNLPTNAFGNLQGTDSGTDRTNYHLDSIPYAIPSKEYRCLQGLKSEGGEHCFFSEASGSNKVLQMESQLENTWPSMSTRVASFSTSKSSTDSLLHSDYPQHSFLSGEYASGEHVKEEGQPLRPFSNEWPKSRESWSGLEDDISNQTAFSTTQLSISIPMSSDFSATSSQSPHDN; encoded by the exons ATGAACATCAGTGGCGGAGGAGGAACTGTGATGGGTTTCAGTAGTAATGGGAGGTCCCCATTCACAGTGTCTCAGTGGCAGGAACTGGAGCACCAAGCTTTGATTTTCAAGTACATGGTTGCGGGTCTTCCTGTGCCTCCCGATCTCGTCCTCCCCATTCAGAAGAGCTTCGACTCTACTCTCTCTCACGCTTTCTTTCACCATCCCACAC TGAGTTATTGTTCCTTCTATGGGAAGAAGGTGGACCCTGAGCCAGGACGATGCAGGAGGACTGATGGAAAAAAGTGGAGGTGCTCCAAGGAAGCATACCCAGACTCCAAGTACTGCGAGCGCCACATGCACCGTGGCCGCAACCGTTCAAGAAAGCCTGTGGAATCACAAACTATGACTCACTCGTCTTCAACTGTCACATCACTCACTGTGACTGGTGGTGGTGACAGTAATGGAACTGTAAACTTCCAAAACCTTCCCACAAATGCCTTTGGTAATCTCCAGGGTACTGATTCTGGAACTGACCGCACGAATTATCATCTAGATTCCATTCCCTATGCGATTCCAAGTAAAGAATACAG GTGTCTTCAAGGACTTAAATCTGAGGGTGGTGAACACTGCTTCTTTTCTGAAGCTTCTGGAAGCAACAAGGTTCTCCAAATGGAGTCACAGCTGGAAAACACATGGCCTTCGATGTCAACCAGAGTTGCCTCTTTTtctacatcaaaatcaagtacTGATTCCCTGTTGCATAGTGATTATCCCCAACATTCGTTTTTATCTGGTGAATATGCATCGGGAGAACACGTGAAGGAGGAGGGCCAGCCTCTTCGACCTTTTTCTAATGAATGGCCTAAAAGCAGGGAGTCATGGTCTGGTCTGGAAGATGATATATCCAACCAAACAGCCTTCTCCACAACTCAACTCTCAATATCCATTCCTATGTCTTCCGATTTCTCTGCAACGAGCTCTCAGTCCCCACATG ATAATTAG